One genomic segment of Mycolicibacterium psychrotolerans includes these proteins:
- the pks2 gene encoding sulfolipid-1 biosynthesis phthioceranic/hydroxyphthioceranic acid synthase, with translation MGNAGATPIAVLGMACRLPGGIDSPERLWEALLRGDDLITEIPPDRWDGDEYYDPQPGVPGRSVSKWGGFLDDVAGFDPEFFGITEREATAMDPQHRLLLETSWEAMEHAGLTREALADSLTGVFVGLTHGDYQLLAADAHAVEAPYGFTGNSFSLASGRIAYVLGVHGPALTVDTACSSGLSAVHIACRSLIERESDLALAGGASVILDPRKYVAGSAEGMLSPTGRCHAFDVAADGFVSSEGCVVVLLKRLPDALRDRDRILAVIRGTAANADGHTVNIATPSVTAQTAVYRAALAAAGVDARSVGMVEAHGPGTQVGDPIEYASLANVYGIEGPCALGTVKTNLGHAQSAAGTLGLMKAILALQHGAVPQNLHFTRLRDEMAEIETKLFVPQEITPWPTTGDEARRAAVSSYGLSGTNVHAIVEAAPAPQASEVFAEEDIAESTTAPLLFPLSSTSADELRRTAGRLADWVAAHKDVALLDLAYTLARRRVHRPVRTAVIASSRPELDKALREVADGDTPYDPVVGQNDRGPVLVFSGQGSQWAQMGAELLATEPAFAAAVAEAEPLIAREAGFSVTEAMTGPQTVTGIDRVQPTLFTMQVALAAAIRSYGVRPGAVIGHSLGEVAAAVVTGALSLEDGVRVICRRSLLMSRIAGAGAMASVELPAKQVLSELMSRGVDDAVVAVVASPQSTVIGGATQTVRDLVAAWEQRDVMAREIAVDVASHSPQVDPILDELSDVLAELRPTTPEVPFFSATQYDPREQPRCDAAYWVQNLRQMVRFAPAMQAALEEGYRVVAELSPHPLLTHAVEQTARSLDMPLAALSPMRREQALPYGLLGFVGDLHNAGAAVDFSVLYPNGRLVDAPLPTWTHRQLLWSRGDQQSPTHGGRTVSVHPLLGEHVRLHEEPERHVWQAEVGTGAQLWLGDHRVRNVAVLPGAAYCEMALAAAIAVLGDASEVCDIRFEQALLLDDQTAVRASAALSSPGVVDFTVETNQGGELARHATAVLGAAEDEQPPAHDISALLAEHPSRMDGMEVRIRLDQRGVQYGPAFTGLEAAYTGEQATDTVLVEVALPREIRSQQDAYGVHPALLDACFQSVAAHPDVHALGEDVLAFPLGIRRLRAYGDVRGARYCYTRVAKADRSGVESDLDVLDEHGVVLLTVRGLRLGTGASEEGNNDRVLAKRLLTIEWQQRELPEVERADAGTWLLISTTANDLVADSLTDALKSNGAQCVAMYWPPTADHTSNSQQFRSHLRAGGFVGVVILTGVTTGDADDRSPLLGLENVQHLVRITRELPEIPGELPRLYVATTNAQTIVAGDVANLEQAGLRGLMRVIGTEHPQLRATQIDVDEATDAGQLAQQLLGGSEEDETAWRNGAWYVARLSPTPLRPEDRKIAIVSQECDGMRLQIRTPGDLETMELVACERVPPERGQIEVAVGASSINFADVLVAFGRYPAFEGRLPQLGTDFAGVVTAVGPDVTEHKVGDRVGGVCADGCWGTFITCDARRTVTLPAGLTDEQTAAVTTAHATAWYGLQELARIATGDKVLIHSATGGVGQAAVAIGRAAGAEIFATAGSEQRRQLLRDKGIRHVYDSRSLEFADAIRRDTDGYGVDVVLNSVTGAAQRAGLELLALGGRFIEIGKRDIYGDTRLGLFPFRRNLSFYAVDLGLLSYGDPNRFRDLVNTVYRLTADGVLSLPEITRFPLAEAANAIRMMSAAQHTGKLVLDIPRTGRSRVPVPPAQVPVFHRDGAYLITGGLGGLGLFLAERMATAGCGRIVLSSRSQPSVKALEAIERMRAAGADVVVECGDIAQDLTAQRLVATATATGFPVRGVLHAAAVVEDATLTTINDELVERDWAPKVFGAWNLHTATADQPLDWFCSFSSAAALVGSPGQGAYAAANSWLDAFTHWRRVQGLPATAIAWGAWAQVGRAAAVAESAGVAIAPEEGAYAFEALLRHDRVYTGYAPITGTPWLTRFAEHSPFAAAFRSSGENVSATSELRAELDELPPDERPARLRRLISDQTNLILRRSVDPDRPLSGYGLDSLGALELRTRIEAETGIRIASTDIATVTIRDLAVLLCEKLAPAEATESRSDGA, from the coding sequence GTGGGTAACGCAGGTGCCACTCCCATTGCCGTTCTGGGCATGGCCTGTCGGCTTCCCGGGGGCATCGACTCTCCCGAGCGGTTGTGGGAGGCGCTGCTGCGCGGCGACGACCTCATCACCGAGATTCCGCCCGACCGGTGGGACGGCGACGAGTACTACGACCCCCAGCCTGGAGTGCCGGGTCGGTCGGTGTCCAAGTGGGGTGGGTTCCTCGATGACGTCGCCGGCTTCGATCCCGAGTTCTTCGGGATCACCGAGCGCGAGGCCACCGCGATGGACCCGCAGCACCGCCTGTTGCTTGAGACCTCCTGGGAAGCGATGGAACACGCCGGGTTGACCCGCGAAGCGTTAGCAGACTCGCTGACCGGGGTTTTCGTGGGCTTGACGCACGGCGACTACCAATTGTTGGCCGCCGATGCGCATGCGGTGGAGGCGCCGTATGGCTTCACCGGCAACAGCTTCAGCTTGGCGTCCGGGAGGATCGCCTACGTCCTTGGGGTCCACGGTCCTGCACTGACCGTCGACACCGCGTGTTCGTCTGGTCTCTCCGCGGTGCACATCGCCTGTCGCAGCCTGATCGAGCGCGAGAGCGATCTCGCGCTGGCGGGCGGCGCCTCCGTGATCCTGGATCCGCGGAAGTATGTCGCGGGCTCGGCGGAGGGCATGCTGTCCCCCACCGGACGATGCCACGCGTTCGACGTTGCGGCAGACGGCTTTGTGTCCTCCGAAGGCTGCGTCGTGGTGTTACTCAAGCGATTGCCCGATGCGCTGCGCGACCGCGATCGGATTCTGGCCGTGATTCGCGGCACCGCCGCCAACGCGGACGGCCACACCGTGAACATCGCCACGCCGTCAGTGACAGCCCAAACGGCGGTGTATCGGGCGGCGTTGGCCGCAGCGGGTGTCGATGCCCGCAGCGTCGGGATGGTCGAGGCACACGGCCCCGGCACCCAGGTCGGTGACCCGATCGAATACGCCAGCCTGGCCAACGTCTATGGCATCGAGGGCCCCTGCGCGCTGGGCACGGTGAAAACCAATCTCGGGCATGCCCAGTCGGCCGCCGGAACGCTAGGCCTCATGAAGGCGATCCTGGCCCTGCAGCACGGTGCGGTTCCCCAGAACCTGCACTTCACGCGACTGCGCGATGAGATGGCCGAAATAGAAACCAAACTCTTTGTCCCACAGGAAATCACACCATGGCCCACCACCGGCGATGAGGCCCGCCGTGCAGCTGTCTCGTCGTATGGGCTCTCGGGGACCAACGTCCACGCCATCGTGGAAGCTGCGCCGGCACCCCAGGCTTCCGAAGTCTTCGCCGAAGAGGACATCGCAGAGTCAACGACGGCACCCCTGCTGTTCCCGCTGTCGTCCACGTCGGCCGACGAGCTGCGCCGCACCGCCGGCCGGCTGGCCGACTGGGTGGCGGCACATAAAGACGTCGCGTTGCTGGACTTGGCCTACACCCTGGCGCGTCGGCGCGTGCACCGCCCGGTACGCACCGCCGTCATCGCGAGCAGCCGGCCGGAACTCGACAAGGCGTTGCGCGAGGTCGCCGACGGCGATACGCCGTATGATCCCGTGGTCGGGCAGAACGACCGCGGACCGGTGTTGGTGTTCTCTGGACAGGGTTCGCAATGGGCTCAGATGGGTGCTGAGCTGCTGGCGACCGAACCGGCGTTCGCCGCCGCCGTCGCGGAGGCAGAGCCTCTGATCGCCCGCGAGGCCGGCTTCTCGGTGACCGAGGCGATGACCGGGCCGCAGACGGTGACCGGTATTGACCGCGTGCAGCCCACCCTGTTCACCATGCAGGTCGCGCTGGCCGCTGCTATCCGTTCCTATGGCGTGCGGCCGGGCGCGGTCATCGGGCATTCCCTGGGCGAGGTCGCGGCCGCCGTCGTCACCGGAGCCCTTTCGCTGGAAGACGGCGTGCGCGTCATCTGCCGACGCTCACTACTGATGTCCCGCATCGCGGGCGCCGGCGCCATGGCATCGGTGGAACTGCCTGCCAAGCAAGTGCTTTCAGAGCTTATGAGTCGCGGTGTCGACGACGCGGTGGTGGCTGTGGTGGCCTCGCCGCAGTCCACGGTGATCGGCGGCGCCACCCAAACGGTCCGCGACCTGGTCGCGGCATGGGAGCAGCGTGACGTGATGGCCCGCGAGATCGCGGTCGACGTCGCCTCACACTCGCCCCAGGTCGATCCGATTCTCGACGAACTCAGCGACGTTCTCGCAGAGTTGCGTCCGACGACACCGGAGGTTCCGTTCTTCTCGGCGACGCAGTACGACCCGCGAGAGCAGCCGAGGTGTGATGCCGCGTATTGGGTGCAGAATCTACGCCAGATGGTGCGGTTCGCCCCGGCAATGCAGGCCGCGTTGGAGGAGGGCTACCGGGTCGTCGCGGAGCTCTCGCCGCACCCGTTGCTGACGCACGCGGTCGAACAGACCGCCCGCAGTCTCGACATGCCGCTGGCCGCACTTTCGCCCATGCGCCGCGAACAGGCTCTGCCATACGGACTGCTCGGCTTTGTCGGGGATCTGCACAATGCGGGGGCCGCGGTCGACTTCTCCGTGCTCTACCCGAACGGACGACTGGTGGATGCGCCGCTGCCGACGTGGACTCACCGTCAGCTGTTGTGGAGCCGCGGTGATCAGCAATCCCCAACACACGGCGGTCGCACCGTTTCAGTACATCCGCTGCTCGGCGAGCATGTGCGCTTACACGAAGAACCGGAGCGCCATGTCTGGCAGGCCGAGGTCGGCACCGGCGCCCAGCTATGGTTGGGCGATCACCGGGTGCGCAATGTGGCTGTGCTTCCGGGGGCGGCTTACTGCGAAATGGCGCTTGCGGCGGCAATTGCCGTTTTGGGCGACGCTTCCGAGGTCTGTGATATCCGATTCGAGCAGGCGCTGCTGCTCGATGACCAGACCGCCGTCCGCGCGTCGGCGGCGTTGTCGTCACCGGGTGTCGTCGACTTCACCGTGGAGACCAACCAAGGGGGCGAACTAGCGCGCCACGCCACCGCCGTCCTCGGTGCCGCGGAAGACGAGCAGCCCCCCGCCCACGATATATCCGCGCTGCTCGCCGAACATCCGAGTCGCATGGACGGCATGGAGGTGCGCATCCGCCTTGACCAGCGTGGTGTTCAGTACGGACCGGCCTTCACCGGTCTCGAGGCGGCCTACACCGGCGAGCAGGCAACCGACACGGTGCTGGTGGAAGTCGCGCTACCGCGCGAAATCCGCTCGCAACAAGATGCATACGGCGTGCACCCGGCGTTGCTGGACGCGTGTTTCCAGTCCGTGGCCGCTCATCCGGACGTCCATGCCCTTGGCGAGGATGTGCTGGCATTCCCGTTGGGTATTCGGCGACTTCGCGCCTACGGTGATGTCCGCGGCGCCCGCTATTGCTACACACGCGTGGCGAAAGCCGACCGTTCCGGGGTCGAGTCGGACCTCGACGTCCTCGACGAGCACGGGGTAGTCCTGCTCACCGTGCGGGGGCTGCGATTGGGCACCGGGGCATCCGAGGAGGGCAACAACGATCGGGTGCTGGCCAAGCGGTTGCTGACCATTGAGTGGCAGCAACGCGAGTTGCCCGAGGTGGAGCGCGCCGATGCCGGAACCTGGCTGCTGATCAGCACCACCGCGAACGACCTGGTGGCCGACTCGTTGACCGACGCCCTGAAAAGCAATGGCGCGCAGTGTGTCGCCATGTACTGGCCCCCGACCGCCGACCATACGTCGAACTCGCAACAGTTCAGAAGTCATCTGCGCGCGGGTGGATTCGTCGGCGTGGTGATCCTCACCGGAGTTACAACCGGCGACGCCGATGATCGGTCCCCGCTGCTGGGCCTCGAGAACGTGCAGCATCTGGTGCGTATCACCCGCGAATTGCCGGAGATTCCAGGCGAACTCCCACGCCTGTACGTCGCGACAACCAACGCTCAGACCATAGTCGCCGGTGATGTGGCCAATCTGGAGCAGGCCGGACTGCGGGGTTTGATGCGGGTGATCGGCACCGAGCACCCGCAATTGCGCGCCACCCAGATCGATGTGGATGAAGCCACCGATGCCGGGCAGCTGGCGCAGCAGCTGCTCGGCGGTTCAGAGGAGGACGAGACGGCCTGGCGAAACGGCGCGTGGTATGTCGCGCGGTTGTCCCCGACTCCGCTGCGCCCCGAGGATCGGAAAATTGCCATCGTCAGCCAAGAGTGCGACGGGATGCGACTGCAGATCCGCACACCCGGTGACCTCGAGACGATGGAACTCGTTGCCTGCGAACGGGTCCCGCCGGAACGGGGACAAATTGAGGTCGCGGTCGGCGCGTCAAGCATCAATTTCGCCGACGTGCTCGTCGCGTTCGGCCGGTACCCGGCGTTCGAGGGGCGGCTGCCGCAACTGGGCACCGACTTCGCCGGGGTCGTGACTGCGGTCGGGCCGGACGTAACCGAACACAAGGTGGGTGATCGTGTGGGCGGTGTGTGCGCCGACGGCTGTTGGGGCACCTTCATCACCTGCGACGCACGCCGCACCGTCACGTTGCCTGCCGGCCTCACCGACGAGCAAACGGCAGCGGTGACCACGGCACACGCCACTGCCTGGTACGGCCTCCAGGAACTCGCCCGCATCGCCACTGGCGACAAGGTGTTGATCCATTCCGCAACCGGGGGGGTGGGGCAGGCGGCCGTCGCCATCGGCCGCGCCGCCGGAGCCGAGATCTTCGCAACGGCGGGCAGCGAACAGCGTCGACAACTGTTACGCGACAAGGGCATCAGGCATGTGTACGACTCGCGAAGCCTGGAGTTTGCCGATGCGATACGCCGTGACACCGACGGGTACGGCGTGGACGTGGTGCTCAACTCGGTCACCGGGGCCGCACAGCGCGCAGGCCTCGAATTGCTGGCGCTCGGTGGACGATTCATCGAGATAGGCAAGCGCGACATTTACGGTGACACACGGTTGGGACTCTTTCCATTCCGGCGCAACCTGTCGTTCTACGCCGTCGACCTGGGATTGCTGTCATACGGGGATCCGAACCGGTTCCGAGACTTGGTGAACACCGTGTATCGCCTCACCGCAGACGGCGTGCTGTCGCTACCCGAGATCACGCGCTTCCCGCTCGCTGAAGCCGCCAACGCCATTCGAATGATGAGTGCCGCGCAGCACACGGGCAAACTCGTGCTCGACATTCCGCGTACCGGCCGAAGTCGAGTGCCGGTGCCGCCGGCGCAGGTCCCGGTCTTCCACCGCGACGGCGCCTACCTCATTACGGGCGGACTGGGCGGCCTGGGTCTATTCTTGGCCGAGAGGATGGCAACAGCCGGCTGCGGGCGCATCGTGCTGTCGTCTCGGTCACAGCCGTCGGTGAAGGCGCTGGAGGCTATCGAGCGCATGCGCGCGGCCGGCGCCGATGTCGTAGTGGAGTGCGGTGACATAGCCCAAGACCTGACCGCGCAACGGCTGGTGGCCACTGCGACCGCGACCGGATTTCCTGTCCGCGGAGTGCTGCACGCGGCGGCGGTGGTCGAGGACGCGACACTGACCACCATCAATGATGAGCTGGTCGAACGTGACTGGGCACCGAAAGTCTTCGGCGCATGGAATCTGCATACGGCTACCGCCGACCAGCCGTTGGATTGGTTCTGCTCGTTCTCGTCGGCGGCCGCGTTGGTGGGCTCACCCGGACAGGGCGCCTACGCCGCGGCGAACAGCTGGCTGGACGCGTTCACCCACTGGCGGCGGGTCCAGGGCCTCCCCGCTACCGCGATCGCCTGGGGTGCTTGGGCGCAAGTCGGGCGGGCCGCCGCGGTGGCAGAAAGTGCGGGCGTCGCCATCGCACCCGAGGAGGGTGCCTATGCCTTCGAAGCGCTGCTACGCCACGACCGCGTCTACACCGGCTATGCACCGATCACGGGCACACCGTGGTTGACAAGGTTCGCCGAGCACAGCCCCTTCGCCGCCGCCTTCCGCTCCTCCGGTGAAAATGTCTCGGCCACAAGCGAACTGCGTGCCGAGCTCGACGAGCTACCCCCGGACGAGCGGCCGGCGCGACTGCGCCGACTGATCTCGGATCAGACCAATCTGATTCTGCGCCGCAGTGTCGATCCCGACCGGCCGCTCTCCGGTTACGGCTTGGACTCACTGGGTGCCCTCGAACTGCGTACCCGCATCGAAGCCGAAACGGGAATACGGATCGCGTCCACCGACATCGCCACCGTTACCATTCGCGATCTGGCGGTGCTTCTGTGCGAGAAGTTGGCGCCTGCTGAGGCTACCGAGAGCCGGTCCGATGGCGCTTGA
- a CDS encoding SRPBCC family protein produces the protein MTRSIDFSVDSHASVDEIYWAFSQEEYWRARMKAFGGMGKLDALDVRPDGSVSDGMIGRLMVPQFSVIQRFTAKWITQNS, from the coding sequence ATGACGCGCTCCATCGACTTCTCGGTCGACTCGCACGCCAGCGTCGACGAGATCTACTGGGCGTTCTCGCAGGAGGAGTATTGGCGCGCCCGGATGAAGGCGTTCGGTGGCATGGGCAAGCTGGACGCGCTCGACGTCCGCCCCGACGGGTCGGTGTCGGACGGGATGATCGGCCGGCTGATGGTTCCCCAGTTCTCGGTGATCCAGCGCTTCACCGCGAAGTGGATCACGCAGAACTCCTGA
- a CDS encoding MMPL/RND family transporter: protein MRWPWIVIAVWIALAVVLPPLFPTLVEATQKQPVSPLPADAPSIVATQQMGAAFDESGSENVLLVMLTDERGLGKSDEQVYGSLVDRLRRDSEHVVMLEDFISTPALRPGLTSEDGKAWLMPVGLAGELGSPESYEAYTRVAAVVRHTVEGSTLTANLTGPAATFADSLDVGTRDQVRIEAAIIALLLGILVIIYRKPATIMLPLLTIGVSLGIAQTAVAGAAVLGLGVSPQTITLLSGMMAGAGTDYAVFLISRYHDFVRAGQTSDDAIRNALGSIGKVIAASAATVGVTFMAMTFARLELFATIGPALAIGIAVAFLASVTLLPAIIVLTGRRGWVAPRRDLTSQFWRRSGVRIVRRPVTNLVASLAVLMLLAGSVLFVKFNYDDRKALPDDVESSVGYLALDRHFPVNTTIPQYLLVQSPRDLRTPQALADLEQMAQRISQLPDIAAVRGITRPSGQPLKEASTTYQAGEVGSKLDDASGLIRDRSADLDKLASGADQVADGLKTLREQVTKLLSGLSGILTTMQTIQNQFGGATTLGQLGDPQLVSNMRALGDSMQAIFGDMTKIFAWIDPVVIALDGSPYCNDTPLCVTARDQFHRVQAARDDGSLQKLVDQLQSSGPASTLTQTVTKLSQSMKSLTGSMGSLGLGGAGGGRGQSPLGNLGGMQEGLKSLADGGRQVADGVAQLVDQTKKMGTDLGDASSFLLTMRNSATSPSMAGFLIPSQVLDSEDFKKAATFFISPDGHAARYLIQTDLNPFGTEAMDQVIAVTDTARGAQPNTELADGSISMTGYPATLRDARDYYDHDMRYIVIVTIAVVLFILIALLRAIVAPIYLIASVILSYLAALGLGVVTFQFLLGQELHWSVPGLTFIILVAMGADYNMLLISRIRDESPRGMRSGVIRTVGATGGVITAAGLIFAASMFGLLFASITTIIQAGFVVGTGILLDTFLVRTVTVPAMAVLVGRANWWPSRWRPGRPASRTGRTAVPVPNQV, encoded by the coding sequence GTGCGGTGGCCCTGGATCGTGATCGCCGTCTGGATCGCTCTCGCGGTCGTCCTGCCGCCGCTGTTTCCCACGCTGGTGGAGGCGACGCAGAAGCAGCCGGTCTCCCCCCTTCCCGCCGACGCACCGTCGATCGTCGCAACCCAGCAGATGGGGGCGGCCTTCGACGAGTCCGGCTCAGAGAACGTCCTGCTGGTGATGCTGACCGACGAGCGCGGCCTCGGTAAGTCCGACGAGCAGGTGTACGGCAGCCTAGTCGACCGGCTGCGCCGCGACAGCGAGCACGTGGTGATGCTCGAGGACTTCATCAGCACCCCTGCTCTTCGCCCCGGGCTCACCAGCGAGGACGGCAAAGCCTGGCTGATGCCGGTGGGATTGGCCGGCGAACTGGGTTCACCCGAGTCGTATGAGGCCTACACCCGCGTCGCCGCGGTGGTCCGACACACCGTCGAGGGGTCGACGCTGACCGCGAACCTGACGGGTCCGGCGGCCACGTTCGCCGATTCGCTCGACGTGGGCACACGGGATCAGGTCAGGATCGAGGCGGCGATCATCGCGTTGCTGCTCGGGATCCTGGTGATCATCTACCGCAAGCCGGCGACGATCATGCTGCCGCTGCTCACCATCGGCGTCTCGCTGGGCATTGCGCAGACCGCGGTGGCCGGCGCCGCCGTCCTCGGACTCGGGGTGTCGCCGCAGACCATCACGCTGCTCAGCGGCATGATGGCCGGGGCGGGGACCGACTACGCCGTCTTCCTGATCAGCCGCTACCACGACTTCGTCCGCGCCGGGCAAACCTCCGACGACGCCATCCGCAACGCCCTGGGGTCGATCGGCAAGGTGATCGCGGCCTCCGCGGCCACCGTGGGCGTCACCTTCATGGCGATGACCTTCGCCCGCCTGGAACTGTTCGCGACGATCGGCCCTGCGCTCGCCATCGGGATCGCCGTCGCGTTCCTGGCTTCGGTGACACTGCTTCCGGCGATCATCGTGCTAACGGGGCGCCGTGGCTGGGTGGCCCCGCGCCGCGACCTCACCTCGCAGTTCTGGCGCCGTTCGGGGGTCCGCATCGTCCGGCGCCCGGTCACCAACCTGGTCGCCAGCCTCGCCGTGCTGATGCTGCTCGCCGGGTCCGTGCTCTTCGTGAAGTTCAACTACGACGATAGGAAAGCGCTGCCCGACGACGTCGAGAGCTCGGTGGGGTACCTGGCGCTGGACCGCCACTTTCCCGTCAACACGACCATCCCCCAGTACCTTCTGGTCCAGTCACCGCGGGACCTTCGCACCCCGCAGGCACTCGCCGACCTCGAGCAGATGGCGCAGCGGATCAGCCAGTTGCCCGACATCGCGGCCGTGCGCGGCATCACGCGGCCGAGCGGGCAACCGCTCAAGGAGGCGAGCACCACGTATCAGGCCGGCGAGGTCGGCTCGAAGCTGGACGACGCCTCTGGCCTGATCCGCGACAGGTCCGCCGATCTGGACAAGCTCGCCTCGGGAGCCGACCAGGTTGCGGACGGCCTGAAGACGTTGCGCGAGCAGGTCACCAAGTTGCTGTCCGGCCTCAGCGGAATCCTGACCACGATGCAGACGATCCAGAATCAATTCGGCGGCGCGACGACCCTCGGGCAGCTGGGCGACCCGCAGCTGGTGAGCAACATGCGGGCCCTCGGCGACTCGATGCAGGCGATCTTCGGCGACATGACGAAGATCTTCGCGTGGATCGATCCCGTGGTCATCGCGCTCGACGGCAGCCCCTACTGCAACGACACCCCACTCTGTGTCACCGCCCGCGACCAGTTCCACAGGGTGCAGGCCGCTCGCGACGACGGCAGCCTGCAGAAGCTCGTCGACCAACTCCAGTCGAGCGGGCCGGCGTCGACCCTGACCCAGACGGTGACCAAACTCAGCCAGTCGATGAAGTCGCTGACGGGGTCGATGGGTTCGCTCGGGCTCGGTGGAGCCGGCGGCGGTCGTGGACAGTCGCCTCTGGGGAACCTCGGGGGCATGCAGGAAGGCCTGAAGTCACTGGCCGACGGCGGCCGCCAGGTCGCCGACGGCGTCGCGCAGCTCGTGGACCAGACCAAGAAGATGGGCACCGACCTCGGTGACGCGTCGAGCTTCCTGCTGACGATGCGCAACAGCGCTACCTCGCCATCGATGGCCGGCTTCCTCATCCCGTCACAGGTGCTGGACTCGGAGGACTTCAAGAAGGCCGCCACGTTCTTCATCTCCCCCGACGGGCACGCGGCGCGCTATCTGATCCAGACCGATCTCAACCCCTTCGGGACCGAGGCGATGGATCAGGTCATCGCCGTCACCGACACCGCCCGCGGAGCCCAGCCGAACACCGAACTGGCGGACGGCTCCATCTCGATGACCGGATATCCGGCGACGCTGCGGGATGCCCGCGACTACTACGACCACGACATGCGGTACATCGTCATCGTCACGATCGCGGTGGTGTTGTTCATCCTGATCGCGCTGCTGCGCGCGATCGTGGCGCCGATCTACCTCATCGCGTCGGTGATCCTGTCCTACCTGGCGGCACTGGGTCTGGGCGTGGTGACCTTCCAGTTCCTTCTCGGTCAGGAATTGCACTGGAGCGTACCGGGATTGACGTTCATCATCCTGGTCGCGATGGGTGCGGACTACAACATGTTGCTCATCTCGCGGATCCGTGACGAGTCCCCGCGCGGCATGCGCTCGGGGGTCATCCGGACCGTCGGCGCCACCGGAGGGGTGATCACGGCCGCGGGCCTCATCTTCGCGGCGTCGATGTTCGGTCTGCTGTTCGCGAGCATCACGACCATCATCCAGGCCGGGTTCGTCGTGGGCACCGGCATCCTGCTCGACACCTTCCTGGTCCGGACGGTCACCGTGCCGGCGATGGCAGTGCTGGTCGGACGTGCGAACTGGTGGCCGTCGCGGTGGCGCCCCGGGCGGCCCGCGTCACGGACGGGCCGAACCGCGGTACCCGTTCCGAACCAGGTGTGA
- a CDS encoding MbtH family protein translates to MSTNPFDDDNAGFLVLINDEEQHSLWPIFAEVPAGWRVVYGEADRAACLDYIEQNWSDIRPRSLRERLASRGD, encoded by the coding sequence ATGAGCACCAATCCGTTCGATGACGACAACGCCGGCTTCCTCGTCTTGATCAACGACGAGGAGCAGCACAGCCTCTGGCCAATCTTTGCCGAAGTCCCCGCCGGATGGCGGGTGGTCTACGGCGAAGCCGACCGTGCTGCGTGCCTGGACTACATCGAACAGAACTGGAGTGATATCCGGCCCCGAAGTCTGCGCGAGAGGCTGGCATCTCGCGGGGACTGA
- a CDS encoding DUF2505 domain-containing protein — protein sequence MPRSFDFSVESSASVEELHSAFSERDYWLARLAAFGGTSGLESVTTDGEGSVTVIVVQDLRREVLPGLLAKLYPREWRVVQEETWSPIGEGVVFGELSFVTHGAPGSGFGTAKLIPTPTGSRLECSATVEFKVPLVGGKIEGLIGGQLVEQISVVQDFTTKWIAEHA from the coding sequence GTGCCTCGATCGTTCGACTTCTCGGTCGAATCCTCGGCTAGCGTCGAAGAACTCCATTCGGCGTTCTCCGAGCGGGACTACTGGCTGGCACGGCTGGCGGCCTTCGGAGGCACCAGCGGGCTAGAGTCGGTGACCACCGACGGCGAGGGCTCTGTGACTGTGATCGTCGTCCAGGACCTGCGCCGCGAAGTTCTGCCCGGGCTGCTCGCAAAGCTTTACCCCCGGGAATGGCGAGTGGTGCAAGAAGAAACCTGGAGCCCGATCGGCGAAGGCGTGGTGTTCGGGGAGCTCAGCTTCGTGACACATGGAGCACCGGGCTCCGGGTTCGGCACCGCAAAGCTGATACCGACACCGACAGGGTCGCGCCTGGAATGCTCCGCAACCGTGGAGTTCAAAGTCCCGTTGGTTGGCGGCAAGATCGAGGGCTTGATCGGCGGCCAACTGGTCGAGCAGATTTCCGTAGTGCAGGACTTCACCACGAAATGGATCGCCGAACACGCCTGA